In Penicillium oxalicum strain HP7-1 chromosome I, whole genome shotgun sequence, a single window of DNA contains:
- a CDS encoding putative U3 small nucleolar RNA-associated protein 7 has protein sequence MADSAPKKALVTAEDRAEKQRLIEAEKTYGRGKPNSVKSARNKKIRGAIKEQENRHKDAVLKAKDAEILLEHDAGFLEAEGELERTYKVRQDEIKDSVGLETAKKGFELRLTDAGPYRADYTRNGRSLLLAGRKGHVATMDWRDGKLGCELQLGETVRDARWLHNNQFFAVAQKKYVYIYDQNGVELHCLKKHLEPLFLEFLPYHFLLTSATMAGFIKYTDTSTGQLVNELPTKLGRPTALAQNPYNAIIHCGHQNGAVTLWSPNSQTPLVKALVHRGPVRSIAMDRQGRYMVSTGQDQKMNIWDIRMFKEVHSYSCYQPGASVSISDRNLVAVGWGTQVSVWKGLFEAAQADTAKVRSPYMAWGGDGQRIENLRWCPFEDVLGVGHDQGFASLIVPGAGEPNFDSLEANPYENVRQRQEAEVHSLLHKLKPDMISLDPNIIGKLDAINDQKVREARDLDKKPEDPLEKLKNRGRGRNSALRNYLRKKGRTNVIDEKRLKAEALHKERMARNKDRIRQERQDLGPALARFAK, from the exons ATGGCGGACTCGGCCCCCAAGAAAGCTCTCGTCACGGCAGAGGATCGTGCTGAAAAGCAGAGACTTATCGAGGCAGAGAAGACATACGGGCGTGGCAAGCCAAACTCGGTCAAATCCGCTCGCAACAAGAAGATCCGCGGCGCCATCAAAGAGCAAGAAAACAGACACAAAGACGCCGTATTGAAGGCGAAAGATGCCGAGATCCTTCTCGAGCATGATGCGGGATTTCTAGAAGCAGAAGGAGAACTGGAGAGAACATACAAAGTCCGACAAGATGAGATCAAGGACAGCGTTGGGCTCGAGACCGCAAAGAAAGGCTTTGAGTTGAGGTTGACCGATGCCGGACCGTATCGCGCAGATTATACTCGCAATGGACGCAGTCTTCTGCTGGCGGGACGAAAGGGTCATGTTGCGACAATGGACTGGCGTGACGGTAAGCTCGGCTGCGAGCTTCAGCTGGGTGAAACTGTCCGAGATGCGCGCTGGCTGCACAACAATCAATTCTTCGCCGTCGCGCAGAAGAAATACGTCTACATTTACGACCAGAACGGTGTGGAATTGCACTGTTTGAAGAAGCACCTGGAGCCACTGTTCCTCGAATTTCTGCCCTACCACTTCTTGCTGACCAGTGCT ACCATGGCCGGCTTCATCAAATACACGGATACGTCAACCGGACAATTAGTCAACGAGCTACCAACAAAGCTCGGCCGCCCGACCGCTCTCGCTCAGAACCCTTATAATGCTATCATCCACTGCGGACATCAAAATGGTGCAGTGACACTGTGGTCACCCAACTCCCAGACCCCGCTCGTCAAGGCGCTGGTTCATCGTGGACCTGTGAGATCGATCGCCATGGACCGCCAGGGTCGCTACATGGTATCTACCGGGCAGGACCAGAAAATGAATATCTGGGACATTCGCATGTTCAAAGAGGTGCACTCATACTCCTGCTACCAACCCGGTGCTTCGGTCTCTATCAGTGACCGGAACCTGGTCGCCGTCGGCTGGGGCACTCAGGTGAGCGTGTGGAAGGGGCTCTTTGAGGCCGCACAGGCCGATACGGCCAAGGTGCGAAGCCCCTACATGGCGTGGGGTGGCGATGGACAGCGTATTGAGAACCTCCGATGGTGCCCCTTCGAGGATGTCCTCGGTGTGGGCCACGATCAGGGCTTTGCTAGTCTTATCGTTCCGGGCGCTGGTGAACCCAACTTCGATTCGCTCGAGGCCAACCCGTACGAGAATGTCCGACAGCGGCAGGAGGCCGAGGTGCACAGCTTGCTCCACAAGTTGAAGCCGGACATGATTTCACTGGATCCCAACATCATCGGAAAGCTGGACGCGATCAACGACCAGAAAGTTCGGGAAGCTCGCGATCTGGACAAGAAGCCCGAAGATCCGCTCGAGAAACTCAAAAATCGTGGTCGTGGCCGCAACAGTGCCCTGCGAAACTATCTTCGGAAGAAGGGTCGCACCAACGTGATCGACGAGAAGAGACTCAAGGCCGAAGCGCTGCACAAGGAACGAATGGCTCGGAACAAGGACCGTATTCGCCAAGAGCGGCAAGATTTGGGTCCTGCGTTGGCTCGCTTTGCCAAGTAA
- a CDS encoding putative vesicular-fusion protein sec17 has translation MAQDPRALLQKADKALAGASGGFSWFGGRTEKYENAADLFTQAANAFRVQKMNKEAGQAFEKAAAIQTQNLNEPDDAANTLQEAFKVYRKSDPEDAARVLTSAINHYVLRGNLRRAATQQQYLAELYEAELGDVKKALEAYEKAAEWFEGDNAEALANKHFLKVADLAALEGDYYKSITNYERIARQSIANNLMKWSVKDYLLKAGICHLATKDMVETNRALETYREIDPSFASTREHQLLVDLLQAVEGGDQEAFADKLFQFDQLSKLDKWKTTLLLRVKNNIEEAEEDFS, from the exons ATGGCACAGGACCCGCGCGCTCTCCTCCAAAAA GCCGACAAAGCCCTCGCTGGCGCATCGGGAGGCTTCAGCTGGTTCGGTGGACGGACTGAGAAATATGAGAATGCGGCCGATCTCTTTACACAAGCTGCGAATGCCTTTCGCGTTCAGAAGATGA ACAAGGAAGCCGGTCAGGCTTTTGAAAAAGCCGCCGCTATTCAGACCCAGAATCTCAACGAACCCGACGACGCAGCCAACACTCTTCAGGAAGCTTTCAAGGTGTATCGCAAGTCCGACCCGGAAGATGCTGCCCGTGTCTTGACGAGCGCGATCAACCACTACGTTCTGCGCGGAAACTTGCGCCGTGCTGCGACCCAGCAGCAATATCTTGCGGAGCTGTACGAGGCGGAGCTCGGCGACGTGAAGAAGGCTTTGGAGGCATATGAGAAGGCAGCGGAGTGGTTCGAAGGTGACAATGCCGAGGC GCTCGCCAATAAACACTTCTTGAAGGTGGCCGATCTGGCTGCTCTGGAAGGTGACTACTACAAGTCCATCACAAACTATGAGCGCATTGCCCGCCAATCCATCGCAAACAACCTCATGAAGTGGTCGGTGAAGGACTATCTCTTGAAGGCTGGAATCTGTCACTTGGCTACGAAG GATATGGTCGAGACTAACCGAGCTCTCGAAACGTACCGCGAGATCGACCCATCTTTCGCTTCGACTCGCGAGCACCAGCTTCTTGTTGACCTGCTGCAAGCTGTCGAGGGGGGAGACCAGGAAGCTTTTGCCGATAAATTGTTCCAGTTTGACCAGCTCAGCAAACTTGACAAGTGGAAGACGACCCTCTTGCTCCGGGTCAAGAACAACATTGAGGAGGCGGAAGAGGATTTCTCGTAG
- a CDS encoding Serine/threonine-protein kinase 32B, with protein MGNSQGKPVACNDAVNLNHFRLLRVVGKGAFGKVRIVERKDTGLTFALKYIRKEEVVRSESVRNIIRERRMLEHLNHPFLCNLRYSFQDMEYIYIVVDLMNGGDLRFHISRKCFTEEAVRFWMAELACALRYIHSQGIIHRDLKPDNVLLDSEGHVHLADFNVASDFRPGKPLTSKSGTLAYLAPEVYEGGGYYFEVDWWSLGVTFYECIYNKRPFEGRTQEALSESIKKAQPKYYVTNPAVSVPCLRALSALLEKDRSRRIGAIGFESFTSHMFFADIDFDALERKEYAPVFRPSSDKTNFDATYDLEELLLEEAPLEARARRQKPRAELREDATAKEVREDELHRLIETMFMPFDYTLATFQGNAADAIAATTNPEDILPIANTNTTTTTTPTTATSHSRHLSQPDSSARNSPPPNQDRPYHAVSHNYSETLTGHSESADPNDTASAPHPSSPSTRASPSPPPAPMPPAPSFHRPLPPAPRPGGATRKMSKGGGVQMVLEEAGSWSELADHSSTLPAEGLDGAGKGKQANSGMLSFLSRKKGRDRSPKPTEPGVLGKEGARQIIS; from the exons ATGGGTAATTCCCAAGGGAAGCCAGTGGCTTGCAACGATGCGG TGAACCTGAATCACTTTCGCCTCCTCCGTGTGGTCGGGAAAGGCGCATTCGGAAAGGTCCGCATTGTGGAGAGAAAGGACACAGGTCTGACATTTGCTCTGAAATACATCcggaaagaagaag TTGTACGGTCGGAGAGCGTGCGAAATATCATCCGTGAAAGACGCATGTTAGAACACTTGAACCACCCATTCCTTTGCAACTTGCGATACAGTTTTCAGGATATGGAGTACAT TTACATCGTGGTGGACTTGATGAACGGCGGCGACCTGCGCTTCCATATCTCGCGAAAGTGTTTCACCGAGGAGGCAGTGCGGTTTTGGATGGCCGAACTTGCATGCGCTCTCAGGTATATCCACTCGCAGGGCATTATTCACCGCGATCTCAAGCCCGATAATGTCCTGCTGGATTCAGAGGGACACGTTCATTTGGCCGATTTT AACGTGGCGTCCGACTTCCGACCGGGAAAGCCTTTGACCAGTAAATCCGGAACACTGGCTTACCTGGCCCCCGAAGTTTACGAGGGCGGTGGATACTACTTTGAGGTCGATTGGTGGTCACTCGGAGTCACATTCTATGAATGCATATACAACAAG CGCCCATTCGAAGGTCGCACTCAAGAGGCTCTCAGCGAAAGCATCAAGAAGGCCCAGCCCAAGTACTACGTCACCAACCCAGCTGTTTCCGTGCCCTGTCTGCGAGCTCTGTCTGCACTACTTGAGAAGGACCGTAGTCGTCGCATTGGTGCCATAGGGTTCGAGAGTTTCACTTCGCACATGTTCTTCGCCGATATCGATTTCGACGCCCttgaaagaaaggaatacGCCCCAGTCTTCCGCCCATCCAGTGACAAGACCAACTTCGATGCAACATACGATCTCGAAGAGTTATTGTTGGAAGAAGCGCCGCTGGAGGCCCGTGCCCGCCGACAGAAGCCTCGAGCCGAACTACGTGAGGACGCGACCGCGAAAGAGGTCCGCGAGGATGAACTGCACCGTCTGATCGAGACAATGTTCATGCCCTTTGACTATACACTGGCTACTTTCCAAGGCAATGCGGCTGACGCCATCGCTGCAACAAC CAACCCCGAAGACATCCTTCCTATTGCAAACACGAATACGACGACGACAACTACCCCCACCACCGCGActtctcattctcgtcaCCTTTCACAGCCGGATTCTTCTGCGCGaaactctcctcctcccaaccAGGATCGTCCTTATCATGCTGTCTCACATAATTACAGTGAAACTCTGACCGGGCACAGCGAGAGCGCCGATCCCAACGACACTGCCTCTGCTCCTCACCCATCTTCACCCTCGACCCGTGCATCACCCTCGCCTCCTCCTGCACCCATGCCTCCTGCGCCTTCCTTCCATCGTCCGTTACCCCCGGCGCCTCGCCCCGGGGGTGCCACCCGCAAAATGAGCAAGGGAGGTGGTGTACAGATGGTGTTGGAGGAAGCCGGCAGTTGGAGCGAGCTCGCAGACCACAGTTCCACCCTGCCCGCCGAGGGTCTTGATGGGGCGGGCAAGGGCAAGCAGGCGAATAGTGGTATGCTTTCGTTCCTCAGCAGAAAGAAAGGCCGCGACCGTAGCCCTAAACCCACCGAGCCGGGAGTTCTGGGTAAAGAGGGAGCTC
- a CDS encoding Ribosome biogenesis protein tsr1 has product MAPTQVHHHRSTTKVSHKPFKTKHASKSALKEKAKGKVENERGSRKTPHQQLKSKLDRRNQARQKQQLKHQEKAQATSIFTGQNGAPRHVAIIPLSVDVDTSAAIRALNESVDINEEVPAEGPLRVRVDRFRQSLQYLTSKYDPVNAMDVCRMADFVVLVMSAEVEVEEEGELLLRSIESQGISNVVTVVQGLDQINPAKRRPQVASSLKSYINHFFPTVEKVMSLDSRQECSNAIRSLCTATPRGIRWRDERSWMYIENVQWPDASAEVVDDVIVTGVVRGKGLKADRIAHIPGWGDFQIDSITAAPLPLTKNKREDTMNVDGADGVQILETPTADQDDMAVVAPEEIEMMDDDMVSMAETEKKGVLLDDHHYFSDDDAHIPPKPKRLPKGTSEYQSAWYLEDVSDSGSDIVDEDDDEEMEMEVTGAPEDGFFADKEDAMTEGGPSEYPQSEMFLDPSPEDEAQELAEYRKSRRTEAEEDLEFPDEIELHPNVLARERLARFRGLKNMKLSPWETSEDRPFEPEDWRRLLQFGDYKGTKNRIIREALVGGVNPGIRVDVHLRAVPTSLRHKAQPLSLFSLLRHEHKHTVVNINMTLNSNIEKPLKSKEQLIVQVGPRRMVVNPVFSAGDNTPNNVHKFDRYLHPGRSAVATWIGPMTWGAVPVLVFKNKQGEEDPEVLESADNEPGALSMDRLELIGTGTVIAPDPNRVIAKRAILTGHPYKIHKKVVTVRYMFFNSEDVQWFKALQLWTRRGRSGYIKESLGTHGYFKATFDAKINPQDSIGISLYKRVFPRKARALEELV; this is encoded by the exons ATGGCGCCCACCCAAGTCCACCACCATCGGTCCACCACCAAGGTTTCCCACAAGCCTTTCAAGACCAAGCATGCCTCAAAGAGCGCTTTGAAAGAGAAGGCGAAGG GGAAAGTTGAGAATGAGCGGGGCAGTCGCAAAACCCCCCACCAACAACTCAAGTCGAAACTCGACCGTCGCAACCAGGCCCGACAGAAGCAGCAATTGAAGCACCAAGAGAAGGCACAGGCGACAAGCATTTTCACTGGTCAGAATGGCGCTCCTCGCCATGTCGCTATTATCCCGCTTTCGGTCGATGTTGACACCAGCGCCGCCATTCGCGCGCTGAACGAGAGTGTCGACATCAACGAGGAGGTCCCGGCCGAGGGTCCTCTCCGCGTGCGTGTCGATCGATTCCGTCAGAGCCTTCAATACCTGACATCGAAATACGATCCTGTGAATGCTATGGATGTGTGCCGCATGGCCGATTTTGTGGTACTGGTTATGTCTGCAGAGGTTGaggtcgaagaagaaggcgagcTACTGCTGCGTTCCATTGAGAGCCAGGGTATCTCCAACGTGGTGACTGTGGTTCAGGGCTTGGACCAAATCAACCCAGCCAAGAGACGTCCGCAGGTTGCATCCTCTCTCAAGTCCTACATCAATCATTTCTTCCCCACTGTGGAGAAGGTGATGTCCCTGGATTCTCGACAGGAGTGCTCAAATGCCATTCGATCCCTGTGCACTGCCACCCCTAGGGGTATCCGCTGGCGTGACGAGCGCAGCTGGATGTACATTGAGAATGTGCAGTGGCCAGACGCCAGTGCAGAGGTTGTCGACGATGTGATCGTTACAGGTGTTGTTCGGGGCAAGGGCTTAAAGGCCGATCGGATTGCACATATCCCTGGCTGGGGCGATTTCCAAATTGACTCCATCACCGCGGCTCCTCTGCCGTTGACAAAGAATAAGCGTGAAGATACTATGAATGTTGACGGCGCTGATGGTGTCCAGATTCTGGAGACACCCACGGCTGATCAGGATGACATGGCCGTCGTGGCTCCGGAGGAGATcgagatgatggatgatgatatgGTTTCCATGGCCGAGACTGAGAAGAAGGGTGTCTTGCTGGACGATCACCACTATTTCTCCGACGACGACGCGCATATTCCCCCCAAGCCTAAGCGACTACCTAAGGGTACTTCAGAGTACCAGTCGGCATGGTACCTCGAAGACGTTTCCGACTCTGGATCTGATATCgtggatgaggacgatgacgaggaaatggAAATGGAAGTCACCGGTGCGCCGGAGGATGGTTTCTTCGCAGACAAGGAAGATGCCATGACAGAGGGTGGCCCCTCGGAATATCCTCAGTCGGAGATGTTCTTGGATCCGTCTCCTGAGGATGAGGCTCAGGAGCTGGCAGAGTACCGCAAGAGCCGCCGCACCGAAGCCGAAGAGGATCTGGAATTCCCCGACGAGATCGAGCTACACCCGAACGTGCTTGCTAGAGAGCGTCTCGCCCGATTCCGAGGCCTGAAGAACATGAAGCTTAGCCCCTGGGAGACTTCCGAAGATCGCCCATTCGAACCCGAGGATTGGCGCCGTCTTTTGCAATTTGGCGACTACAAGGGCACTAAGAATCGAATCATCCGTGAAGCGCTTGTTGGTGGTGTCAATCCCGGAATTCGGGTTGACGTGCACCTCCGCGCTGTCCCAACTTCTCTTCGACACAAGGCCCagcctctctccctcttctcccttcttcgCCATGAACACAAACATACCGTTGTTAATATCAACATGACCCTCAACTCCAACATTGAAAAGCCGCTGAAGTCCAAGGAGCAGCTCATCGTGCAAGTTGGCCCTCGTCGTATGGTGGTCAATCCCGTCTTCTCCGCCGGCGACAACACTCCCAACAACGTGCACAAATTCGACCGCTACCTTCATCCTGGCCGCAGTGCTGTCGCCACCTGGATTGGTCCTATGACCTGGGGTGCTGTCCCGGTGCTTGTTTTCAAGAACAAGCAAGGGGAAGAAGATCCCGAGGTCCTCGAGTCTGCGGACAACGAGCCAGGCGCGCTTTCGATGGATCGCTTGGAGCTGATCGGTACCGGCACTGTCATTGCGCCGGACCCCAATCGCGTCATCGCGAAGCGGGCAATCCTCACAGGTCACCCTTACAAGATCCACAAGAAGGTCGTCACCGTCCGGTATATGTTCTTCAACTCGGAGGACGTGCAATGGTTCAAGGCTCTGCAGCTTTGGACCCGCCGTGGCCGCAGTGGATATATCAAGGAGAGCCTTGGTACTCATGGTTACTTCAAGGCTACCTTCGACGCGAAGATCAACCCGCAGGATTCGATTGGCATCAGTCTCTACAAGCGAGTCTTCCCCCGCAAGGCAAGAGCTTTGGAAGAACTGGTTTAG
- a CDS encoding putative urease accessory protein ureG-like, whose protein sequence is MAHSHSHDGGIGHSHDDPFNGHGHSHEILDGPGSYVNREMPLIEGRDWKDRAFTVGIGGPVGSGKTALMLALCHALRDEYNIAAVTNDIFTRGRRILDTPQALAPSRIRAIETGGCPHAAVREDISANLLALQNLQRQFKTDLLLIESGGDNLAANYSRELADFIIYVIDVAGGDKVPRKGGPGITGSDLLVVNKIDLAEAVGADLKVMERDAAKMREGGPTVFAVVKHGKGMDHIVNLILSAWKGSGAYEESLKRWKEGAPRGSGSVEE, encoded by the exons ATGGCTCACTCCCACTCACACGACGGTGGCATCGGCCACTCTCACGATGATCCGTTCAACGGCCATGGCCACTCGCACGAGATTTTGGACGGCCCAGGATCATACGTCAACCGAGAAATGCCGCTGATCGAGGGTCGCGACTGGAAGGATCGGGCTTTTACAGTCGGCATTGGCGG ACCCGTCGGATCTGGAAAGACAGCCCTGATGCTGGCCCTGTGCCATGCTCTGCGTGATGAATATAATATCGCCGCCGTGACAAATGATATCTTCACTCG AGGACGCCGAATTCTTGACACGCCACAAGCGCTTGCTCCTTCGCGAATCCGTGCCATTGAAACGGGCGGATGTCCTCACGCCGCTGTTCGCGAGGATATCAGCGCAAATCTGCTGGCCCTCCAGAACCTGCAACGTCAATTCAAGACCGACCTCCTTCTCATTGAATCCGGGGGTGATAATTTGGCTGCCAACTACTCCCGTGAATTGGCCGATTTTATCATCTACGTGATTGATGTCGCGGGCGGTGATAAGGTGCCACGCAAAGGTGGGCCAGGCATCACAGGCTCGGACCTGTTGGTGGTCAACAAGATTGACCTGGCAGAGGCAGTCGGCGCCGATCTCAAGGTCATGGAACGAGATGCGGCGAAGATGCGGGAAGGTGGTCCCACCGTGTTTGCGGTGGTGAAGCATGGAAAGGGAATGGATCACATTGTCAACCTGATCCTGAGTGCGTGGAAAGGCAGTGGTGCCTATGAGGAGAGTCTGAAGCGGTGGAAGGAAGGTGCGCCCAGGGGGTCAGGCAGTGTGGAGGAGTAA
- a CDS encoding Endo-chitosanase C yields the protein MAIKFSALAASLALAAPALAQSVNGADYNSPTGGPPASFFAAGSSIPVSALKSAAAKASVAARDSTYPVNGDGGAARVTIHSDWSGFSEGAAFVWTADMDVDCDGLDYKCKGNPDGQPNTNFGALAAYEVPFIVIPDKFATTYESVLPGNNIGAVICDGKMFYGIFGDTDGDSPQVIGEASWLMARTCFPDDDLNGNSGHGDVDVTYIMFTGSDAVLPKSALNKNYITNFSTLRSMGDKLMTALAKNLNLISGGGSSPTTFATTTTKSGSEPTGSSCAWAGHCEGASCSGNGDCSGNLACISGKCATDPSLDDSCDWEGHCAGDSCSSYNDCWDQLVCKSGVCSSL from the exons ATGGCAATCAAATTCTCTGCCCTCGCGGCATCTCTCGCTCTGGCGGCGCCAGCTTTGGCACAAAGCGTCAATGGCGCGGATTACAATTCCCCCACTGGTGGTCCTCCAGCCAGTTTCTTCGCCGCGGGCTCGAGCATTCCTGTGTCGGCACTGAAGAGCGCTGCTGCCAAGGCTAGTGTTGCGGCTCGAGACTCAACTTATCCCGTCAATGGCGACGGCGGCGCTGCCAGAGTCACGATCCATAGCGACTGGAGCGGCTTCAGCGAG GGTGCCGCGTTTGTCTGGACCGCTGATATGGATGTGGACTGCGATGGTCTGGACTACAAATGCAAG gGCAATCCCGATGGTCAGCCAAACACCAACTTCGGTGCTCTGGCGGCCTACGAGGTGCCTTTCATTGTCATTCCGGACAAATTTGCTACTACTTACGAGAGCGTTCTGCCCGGCAACAACATTGGAGCCGTCATTTG CGACGGTAAAATGTTCTACGGTATCTTCGGCGACACTGATGGCGACAGCCCTCAGGTCATCGGAGAGGCTTCGTGGTTGATGGCCCGTACCTGCTTCCCTGACGACGACTTGAATGGAAACAGTGGGcatggtgatgttgatgtgACCT ATATTATGTTCACGGGGAGTGATGCCGTTTTGCCCAAGAGCGCCCTCAACAAAAACTACATCACCAACTTCAGTACGCTTCGCTCAATGGGCGACAAGCTCATGACTGCTCTGGCGAAGAATCTCAACCTGATCTCCGGAGGCGGTAGTAGCCCAACCACTTTcgctaccaccaccactaaATCTGGCAGTGAACCAACTGGAAGCTCATGCGCTTGGGCTGGTCACTGCGAAG GAGCTTCTTGCTCCGGCAACGGTGACTGCTCTGGAAATCTTGCCTGCATCAGCGGCAAGTGTGCAACGGACCCCTCTCTTGACGACTCTTGCGATTGGGAGGGACACTGTGCTG GTGACTCTTGCTCATCATACAATGACTGCTGGGATCAATTGGTCTGCAAGAGCGGAGTGTGCTCCAGTCTCTAG